CAGATTTGTGTTTCTTTAACTGTTATTTTTAATATTGGGGCAATTTGTGGGAGCTGGAGATACAAGACACTAATATATTGTCAATAGAATATTATCCATATCAAATTGTATACTAAATTAGTAAATCATACCACACTAATTTCTTATGATTAAATTACAATATaaagtaaaaatatatatttattaattttgacTTAGTGATGAGATTATATGTGAAAATATGTGTTGTCAAGTCATGTATTCGATAGATTAGTATCAACTTAAGATGACAATATATATTTAAAGTATCAGATCAGTTCATTCTTTTTTGTTGGGGAGGAGGGCGGAGTACAATTGGAGTAGCGTAACTGCTTTCCCCCCAAATTTAGCATTATTTCCTCCAATTTTGCGGAGAGATTATTTGAACTCCCCAATTTAGTTTATTCGTCTTAGTTTGATAGAGAGTAATTTTATTGTTGTTGTAAACTGCACTAGGCAAGTTCTCTGCGACGAACTTGATCGAGAAACCATATAGGGGGGCTTCGAATCTAAGACCCTTCATTTGGGAGATCACCTGTTCAATCAACTCGGTTGTCCTTGCAGAGTGAATTATATGGTTttgaattaaaaatatatatgatatactaaAATGTCTTTAATTTTGTAGTCTTAATCATGCATTAGAATGTTGGCATTAAAAATTTCACTGGCATTAAAAAttgtgaaataaaaaaaaaaagatagtagtatttttttttaaatagattaAAAGAAAAGTATTACAAACAATTAAAATAAATGGATatttaagaagaaaaagaaatggggaaaaaaaaaagataagtggCCCTTTGACTAAAAGGGACCACAAGCAGACTTACACATCCGTATTCTGTATAGTTTGCGAATGGGagtaaaaatcaaaataaaaacaaaataaagatatGCACAAAAAGCCACAACAATACCTCTGCAACCAAAAAGCAATCCCACTTCAACAAAGAAGTAGAACAAAATCTCCGATCCAATTCACAACTCACTTATGTAACTACTATTTCCGTAATAATTTTCCTCATCATGCCATCTCGTCcactaccaccaccaccaccaccacggcCACGTGTACACCACCATCTACTTCCACCACTCGCCGGCGGTATCGCTGCCGCCGCCGCCGCCTCACTCCTTATACTCTTCACTTTCTGCTTCCGTAAAATCAACCTTAAAAAAAAAACCGCCCCATCTCCTAACTCCGGTTCATCAAAACCCCCTCACCGGTTCACCTACACCTCTCTCAAACGCGCCACGTGTAACTTCTCCCCTTCTCTCCGTTTGGGCCAAGGCGGGTTCGGGTCGGTCTACAGCGGAACCATCAAAAGCCCAAGCCCAAATTCTAATAATATCTCTGTTGCTGTTAAAGTAATGGACTCAGGTTCCTTACAAGGTGAACGTGAATTCCAAAATGAACTCTTTTTCGCTGGAAAAATGAACTCTAAACACATTGTTTCAACTATTGGTTTCTCTTCAGACAAAAGAGGTCGTCGTATGTTGTTAGTTTACGAGCTTTTGGTTAATGGTAGTTTACAAGACTGTCTTTTACATCGTAAATGTAGTGAATTAAAGGATTGGGGAAAGAGGTTTTCGATTGCGGTTGATATAGCTAAAGGGTTGGAGTATTTGCATCATTTTTGTGATCCACCAGCTATTCATGGTGATATTAAGCCTAGTAATATACTATTGGATGACGATTTTAATGCAAAGATCGGGGATTTCGGATTGGCGAGGTTGAAAGTAGAGGATCAAGTTGAGATTGATGTGAAAAAGGAGAGTCCTTTACGAAATGGGGTTGAGGATAATGGGTCTGTGGTTGAGGAAACTGAGAGTGTGATTACTGTTAATGGGGTTGAACAGTCGCCTGAGAGTTTTTCGGTTAGTGGGGTGGAATTGTCACCTGAGGCACCTGTGGTGTCTCCGAGAACGGTGGCAGATATGGCGTCCCCGTCTGAGGGGATTGAAAAAACGAGTCTTTCGGAGGGTAATTTTGATCGGTCGAGTATAGATAGTGGGGTTGAAATTGGTCATAAGAAGAAGAGTGgggtgaagaagaagaggagTATTACGGGGAAAGATTGGTGGTGGAAGCAAGATACGGGTGGAACGGATTCGGGAGTTGTGAAGGATTATGTAATGGAATGGATTGGGAATGAGATCAAGAAGGAGAGGCCTAAGACAGATTGGATTGGGGCTTCGTCGAGTTCAGGGAAACCGGAAAAGAAGAAACATAAGAAGCGATTAGATTGGTGGGTTTCATTGGATGATGAAAAAAATGTGAAGAAGGAGAAGAGGAGACCTGCGAGGGAGTGGTGGAAAGAGGAGTATTGTGAGGAGCTTGctaggaagaaaaagaaaaagaagaagcaacAGGGCGGAATTGGTTCAATTAGTGATGATTGTCATAGTGAGTCTTGGTGGCCAAGGGATGATGAGTTGTATACtgctaataagaagaagaaaaggagtaGGAGCAGGAGCAGTAAAAGTAGCATGGATTGGTGGTTGGATGGATTTAGTAGTGAGCTTCGGAGAGCTCGGAAGAATAGTTACGATTCTGCTAGTGGGGAGATACCTAAAAGTGGTGGTACTGGTATCAGTAGCACTCCTAGCATGAGAGGAACTGTGTGTTACGTTGCACCAGAATATGGTAGCTGTGGGGATCTATCTGAAAAGTGTGATGTTTATAGCTATGGGGTGCTTTTATTAGTTCTTATTGCTGGGCGTAGGCCACTTCAGGTGACAGGGTCACCTATGTCCGAATTCCAGCGTGCTAATCTTCTCTCTTGGGCACGTCACCTTGCCCGAGCAGGGAAGCTTCTTGATCTGGTTGATCAGTCTGTTAGTGTTGAATCATTAGACAAAGAACAAGCATTACTTTGCATCACTGTTGCCCTGCTCTGCTTGCAGAAGTCACCTGCCCGCCGACCATCAATGAAAGAAGTAGTGGGGATGCTTTCCGGGGATTTAGAAGCTCCCCAGTTACCAGTCGAGCTTTCACCCTCACCCCCCTCCCACTTCCCTTACAAATCCCACAAGAAGGTTCGGTGAGCTTGTATCAGGTCTCAGTTCTGTACAAAACCAaagtttatgttgttgattatttCTTGTCTTTGTGGTGGATGACTTATGATGTAAAGAAGAGATAGGAAACAAAGAATTAACAGTCTTAATGGATTTTTCTGTTTGCCTTTTACATGTTCTGTTTATTGTTTTAATTTCGAGTCGGTTGGTATCTGTGTGTTCTTTTTCCTTCTGGAAACTAAATAACAACAAAAAAGCCATTTGATATTTTATCTTGAGGTTTGGTAATGATTCTTAATTACTAGATATATTTGGACGAGCAGTACAAGGCCTCAGCTTGAGGCCGCTGCTTATGGACCGTTATTTTGGATAGTTGATAGCTATTACCAAACATTGGCTGCTAACATCTCTTTCTTTtcatttatcaaaaaaaaaaaaaaaaaaaacacctctttcttttccttctcttggaCTGTTGATAGCTGTTACTATAACTGCTCTGGCTGCTAACCGGCCCCTTCCCCCCTCcctaaaaatgaaaaatgaattaAATAAATGTGAGGGAGGAGGAAGAGCGGAAGAATGAACCCTTTAGTCCTTTCTTGGTAAAACTGGGAGATATTAAATCTATTTTGCTCGTGATGGGGATGATGCTTGTATGGTTGAGGTATGGATCTGCATTCAGGTATACTTTTCTCCAAGATTGTATAACTTGTTTGTTCTTTTCTATGGTTTCAACTCTTTCACATGTAAATTTGTTGCATATGCAAATTACCCTCGTTGGTTCCTTTAGAAATTtctgccaacaacaacaacaaacaacaaacccagtgtaatcccacaagtgaggtctgCTCTCCATCTTTGTAATTATCAAATGTTGTTTcctaaattaaattgtttggttTGGGACCTTAGCATAGTTCGTATATGCTCTTGCAGATTGAGAGTGCTT
The nucleotide sequence above comes from Lycium barbarum isolate Lr01 chromosome 3, ASM1917538v2, whole genome shotgun sequence. Encoded proteins:
- the LOC132631797 gene encoding receptor-like serine/threonine-protein kinase At4g25390, translated to MPSRPLPPPPPPRPRVHHHLLPPLAGGIAAAAAASLLILFTFCFRKINLKKKTAPSPNSGSSKPPHRFTYTSLKRATCNFSPSLRLGQGGFGSVYSGTIKSPSPNSNNISVAVKVMDSGSLQGEREFQNELFFAGKMNSKHIVSTIGFSSDKRGRRMLLVYELLVNGSLQDCLLHRKCSELKDWGKRFSIAVDIAKGLEYLHHFCDPPAIHGDIKPSNILLDDDFNAKIGDFGLARLKVEDQVEIDVKKESPLRNGVEDNGSVVEETESVITVNGVEQSPESFSVSGVELSPEAPVVSPRTVADMASPSEGIEKTSLSEGNFDRSSIDSGVEIGHKKKSGVKKKRSITGKDWWWKQDTGGTDSGVVKDYVMEWIGNEIKKERPKTDWIGASSSSGKPEKKKHKKRLDWWVSLDDEKNVKKEKRRPAREWWKEEYCEELARKKKKKKKQQGGIGSISDDCHSESWWPRDDELYTANKKKKRSRSRSSKSSMDWWLDGFSSELRRARKNSYDSASGEIPKSGGTGISSTPSMRGTVCYVAPEYGSCGDLSEKCDVYSYGVLLLVLIAGRRPLQVTGSPMSEFQRANLLSWARHLARAGKLLDLVDQSVSVESLDKEQALLCITVALLCLQKSPARRPSMKEVVGMLSGDLEAPQLPVELSPSPPSHFPYKSHKKVR